GTTCAGCCTGAAATAGCTGAAACCCTTTAAAGTCGTTCCCTATCAACCTCGATTGATCAGGGTTCGATCGTCGGCCAACGAAGACCCCAGGAATCCCGTACACTCGATCCCGTAGACCTGTCGCTCCCCAGGGAGAATAGTCGTGGCTTTCGGTTCTAGTCTGAATTTGGCCCAGGAGCAACTCCAGGAAGTATACGATCGCGACACCGTCAGTGGTGCCTTTATCATTGATGTCGCCTTAGATCACTACAGTGATGTCTTCAATACCTGGGACTATTCCCCCTTCCGACGGCGGGATCTCAATCCGGAGATGCGATCGTTCCTGATTACCTGCGCCTCCGATATTCCCCTCCAGTATCCCCTGGCCCTGCGCTTTTGCCTCCTCAAAGGCTACCGCAGCTTGCCCGAAGAACAGGCCATTATTCGAGGGCTGAAAACCTATTACGGTCTCAATGCCCGTTTATTGCACCAGGAACGGCAGCAGATGCAGCGCAAGTCTGTTGTCTTCTTAGCCCTAGGATTTGGGATTCTGGCCCTATCGGTGCGTCTGAGTCCATCGGGCAGCGTCCCGGCTATGGTCTTGGAAACCTTTGCCCAGGGGCTATCGGTGGGGGGCTGGGTTTTTCTCTGGGAAGGGATTACAGCCTTGACCTTGGGGCGGGGCGATTTACGGGAACGGCTACAGGTGCAAGAACGGTTTGCCAATGCCATTGTTTTGTTTCGCTATGGCAGTGGTTTGGACAGCAGCGCCTAGGACACGAGGGTTGCAATCCTTAGAGATATTGTGAAGTTTGGGGTAGGGTCGCCGCTGGTTGGTATAACTGAGGCTTGTCCCTCAAAAAAGCAATCATGTCCGAGAGGAGAAACGTCGTGTATCGTCAACAGTCCCCCCCCAACCTTCCCGCTATCCTGGCCGGAGCGGTGGTGGCCTTGATTTTAACCATGGTTTTAAGCGCAGTCGTTGTCATTAACCCTGGACAGGCTGGAGTATTGAGTATTTTAGGGAAATCCCAGGATCAGCCCCTGTTGGAGGGCTTACACTTCAAGCCTCCCTTTATCTCGGTGGTGGATGTCTATGATGTCACGGTGCAGAAATTTGAAGTGCCGGCCCAAAGCTCCACCCGTGATCTCCAGGATCTGACGGGGAGCTTTGCCATTAACTTCCGCCTCGATCCGGTGCAGGTGGTGTATGTGCGCCGGACCCAGGGCACCCTCCAAAATATTGTCTCCAAAATTATCGCTCCCCAAACCCAAGAATCCTTCAAAATTGCAGCGTCGCTGCGGACGGCGGAAGAATGCGTCACCCAGCGGGATAAATTAAAAGCAGACTTTGATATTGCTTTAACGGAGCGCCTGGGGCATTACGGCATTATTGTGCTGGATACCAGTGTGGTCGATCTGAGTTTCTCCACTGAATTTGCCAAGGCTGTGGAGGAAAAGCAAATCGCAGAACAGCGGGCACAGCGGGCCGTCTATGTGGCCCAGGAAGCTGCCCAGGAAGCCCAGGCGGAAGTGAACCGGGCGAAGGGTCGGGCGGAAGCCCAGCGACTGTTGGCCAAGAGTTTGGATATTCCGGGGGGCGATCGCCTGCTGCGGCGAGAGGCGATCGATGCGTGGCGGGCCGGAGGTTCCCCCATGCCTAAGGTGCTGGTGATGGGGGGGGACAGCGAGAACCATCCCATTCCCTTCATTTTTGATATGAGTAATATCGGGGAAACGGAAGGCCAGTCCACCGGAAATCAGCCGTTCCTCCAGTAGCCTGTTGGGCAACTCCAGGGGTTCCGAGGGATTCCCTGGCTGGAGGGCTGGCCCTGGGGCGGGCTGCTGCTGGGGTTGTCGGGTTCGCTGTCCCTGGTATGGCAACAATATCTGAAACACGACCTGAAACAATACCTGAAACAATATTTGTTACAGGGCTTGCCAGGGAAGGCGCAGGGTTTATAATGAACCTTACCGAAAATCTGGGTCTAAAGCCCCGTCCTTCTAGGACGGCTTTTCTTCCTGCAACCGATCTATCCAGTCTTCCACAAGCTGGGTCATAGTCTTCTCTCTCTGTTCCGCAATCCGCCTAAGCTTTGCCAACCTAGCGCCGGACACCCTTAAACTGAGACTTTCTTTCGCCATTGTACCTACCCATTGTCTACCCATCTANNNNNNNNNNNNNNNNNNNNNNNNNNNNNNNNNNNNNNNNNNNNNNNNNNNNNNNNNNNNNNNNNNNNNNNNNNNNNNNNNNNNNNNNNNNNNNNNNNNNTACAGCGAACAGCTTGGACTATTCGCCTAGCCGGAGAATCCCCGCACCTTTAGGTCGGGGAGCATGTCAAGCCAAGGGGGAGTCACCCACTCCCCTCTGCTGCTGCGGGTGTAGTTCAGTGGTAGAACGTCAGCTTCCCATGCTGAATGTCGTGGGTTCGAGTCCCATCACCCGCTTTTAAGGTCTGACCCTGTTAGGTCAGGGAGTCGATCGGCTAGTCGATCGCCTAGGATCCCAAAACTGGGATCTCGGCTGGGTGGTGCCTATGCCCTATCCGGTTGGACTAGGCCCGTGGGCTGTCCGATCGCGGCAATATCGCGGCAATATCGCAGTAATATCGCAGCACGGTTGTACGTTCGATCGCGTCCCCTGCCAGACAGATCTAAACGTTTCAGGATCTGAGGCTCAGACCGAGGCTAGGGCAAAGCCTAAGAACCAAGGTGCAGGGCGATCCCCCCCATGGATTGTCTTGAGGTCATAAATTGTTAAGGCCAGCAAATTGACATAATCGGCTTAGGGTTTTAGGATCTGGATATCCCAACACCACCCCCTAACCCTATGCCGATGTCACCCCTCCAAGAAGCATGGCTGTCATTACCACCTGGTGCTCTTGAATCGAAGATCGCTGCACTACTGATGCGTAAAGCTGTTTTCCCCTTCCTAGGATTTGAAGACGATGAAATCTGTGGGCAATATGGGACGGGGAAAGGGGCAGATAAAGTTGATCTAGCGGTTAGGAAAAATACTAGCAGTGACGATATCTTTACCTATACCGAAGTGAATCCCTTCTTAATCGTAGAGCTAAAAAGGCGTGAATATGATCTCGCCTCGAAGAAAAAGCCCTACAAAGATGTTGTTAGGCAACTCAAACGATACCTAAGTCCCGCCGCAACCAATTGTGCTACGGTCAAATGGGGCATTATCACTAACGGTTATTATATTCAGCTCTTTCGGCGGCATGGCAAGGTTGTTTACCCCTACACCACATTAATGGAACTCAATATCGAGACCATTGATGAGAAAATCGGGATCATTAAAAGTTATATTGACAACACTGAGAAAGCCCTCTGCGTTAGTGTCTATAACAATAAAGGGGGGGTGGGCAAAACCACCACCACCATCAATCTAGCCGGTGTCTTAGCCTTGCCATTCCCCTATGGCTTTGGCAAAAAGGTTCTAGTGGTCGATTTTGACCCGAACCAAAAGGATCTAACGGATTTGCTCGGTATTAAGCATGATGGGTTGAGTTTCTTTGATTATCTAAATGATCACAGAAATCAGTCGATTACTGATGTCATCCACCCCTATAGAGTTCCAGTGGCAGGAGGGAAGTCTGTTGGATTTGATGTGATATCGGCTAGCTCTTCGCTAGATATAGAATCACCAGACCTCCCAGATATCTTACGGCGGGGGCGATTCCAAAAGGTTCTTTCCGGTTTAAGAAATACCTATGATTACATCCTCATCGACTCTCCCCCCGGTAACACTCTATTTACCACAGAGTCCATTGCAGTGTCAGATGTGGTTTTGATGCCCTCGAAGCATAATGGAATCGCCTCCCTCCAGAATGCTGCCATGGCGATGACCAGCATTTTCCCAAATCTGGGAGAAAAACGACGGGAGCATTCCCCTGAACTGGCAAGTCCTACACCGCTGCCCATCTTCTTTAATGGTGAGTCCATCACGCCAGCCCAGAAAAGACAGGCCCAAGAGACCATCACGGCTATTATTGAGGATGCTAAGGCAGATCATAAAATGGACTTGGTAGAGTTCTTCTTTCCCAAATGGACATCAGCCACCCAAAATAAAGAAATCTTCGAGCTTCCCAGTTATTCCCATATTGCAGGGGCTGCTTTTTCTAAAAAGCCCTCTGTTTTCAGCAGCAAAACAGCCAATGGATATTACCGTAGCTTAGTGAGTGAGTACTTCATTTAATGAATCAGGAACCTGGATCCCTTATCCAACTGTATTTGGAAGAAATCGACATCGTTGATGCCGTTGAAGTCCATGAATTTGTCATCGCTAGCGCTGCCACCGCGATCGCCAATGCCAAGGGGCGGAACTGGGTTCCCGTCATCGTTAAGCAGGTGGGAGCCGAAGCCTATGAGGCCATTGCCAACGGCTTTATTGTGGCGGCGGCTGAAGAAGCAGGACTCCATAAAGTCTGGTGTCTCGTCGTCGATGGGGAAGACGCAACCCACACCTCTGTGCGGGCCTTAACCCAAGCCCATATCTATAAAATCAACTTGGCCACTGCCAGCCGTGATCAAATCAAAGTCGCCTTAGATTATCTGATCAACCGGACAAACAACCCCCTCAAAGGCGTTAAATTGCTGACGGCCACCGAGAGAATTGCGGCGGCTCCCCGTCAATACTGGAAAGAAAGCCTCATGGACCTCACCGCCCTCAAGTGTGGCATCACAAAAGGGGCTAAGCTGAACATCCTCAAGGAGGTTTTCTATACGGTTCCAGAAGCCTTACCCGATCGCATTACCGATGCAGCTCTGTTAACCGGTTTAACCGTCACTGAGTTGAAAAAGATGGCCAAAGAGCAGGCGATCGAAGGCTATAGCAAAATGAAAAAGGCCGACTTAGTTAAAGCCCTCTCCCAGACCTAACGCTTTTGGCCCAACAGTCTCCCAACCTCCCCCCTGAGTCTTGCCATGGCTGTTAGGATCCGCGATCGGGTAGGGGCGGGGTTTCCCCGCCCAATATGGTTTAGGGTTTGGGAGGAACGGCGGGGGGTTCATCCTGGAACTGATCCGCCAGGGGTTTGACCACCTTGGCCATGGCATCTTGAATGAACCCCTTCATAAAGGCATCCTTGCGATTGAGTTGAAACTGGCGCTGTACCACCTCCGTAATGCCCCCATCGCCCCAATCCTGGTTATGGCGGAAATATTCAATAAAACTGCGGCCTGCAATGCGGGTGAGATAGGCAGCACTAATGCCTTGGATGATACGACCCACAGCAATTGTCGTGATATTTAACTGCAACGTGGTGCTCAGGGTCGTCATCAGTTGCAGCGATCCCTTAATCAGGCCCAAACTGGTGAGGGTACGGGCCAAGGAAAAAGCCAAATCCCGACCGCGATCGAGATTTAACTCACAGCCATAGATTTTGCCGATGTCCACCACCATTTGGGCATTGACGGCAGCAGTGCCCAACAGATCGACCACGGGCAAGGGGGTCACGGCAATGACCCCCGCACTGATCCACTGGAAGCGATCGACCACCTGTTCCGCTTGCCGCAGCCGTTGGGCATCGATCAGACTGCGGGCCTCATCCCCCAGGCGCTGGGATTGCAACAAAATATTATCGGCAATCAGGTCCTCCCCTTCCGCCCGCAACACCGCCACCAGCCGCCGCAACAGGGGCAACACCTCCGGGGCAGGCTCGTACAGTTCCCCAGTGGGCAGTTGCACCGATCGCGGATTAGCCGCCACCGTCACCACATCCTCCGGGGCAATCATACCCGCCACCTGGGCGCAGAGGTGATCGAGAATGGCATCCTGATCCGCCGCAGTATAGAGGTCGATTTTGTTAAAGACTAAGATCGATCGCTTACCAATTTTTGCCAACGCTCGCAGGGGAATTAGCTCCGATCGCTGCAAATCGTTATCCACCACAAACAGCAGCAAATCCGCCTCCACCGCCAACTGCCGCGCCCGTTGCGCCCGTTCTTCCCCCTCCGCCCCCGCCTCCAAAATTCCAGGGGTATCCGTCAACAAAATATCCCGATCCAGCCCCTGAATGCCCATGGGGTAGACCTGCCCATCCTGGGTGGTGCCCATGGTCGCCCCCACTTCCCCCAGCAGATCCCCCACCAAAGCATTGATCAGGGAGGTTTTGCCCGCAGAACCGGTGCCAAACACCGCCACTCGCCACTCACCCCGGCGCAGATCCGCCGCAATTTGCCGCGATCGACTCAACAGCGCCTGTCGAGCCACCTCGTCTTGAATTTGGGCCACCTGTTTTTGAATGGCCTTGAGGGTTTCCCCGGCGGCTTCGGCTTTGGCAGCGGGAATCTGGGGCGGTACTTTGGCGGGACGGCGACCATTGGGGCGTAACAGGTTGCCATAGTAGACAAAGGCGACGATTAAGCAGCCAAACAGGACAATCAGCAGCAGCAGCAAGACCCCCGCCAGGAAGGGGGAGGTGTAGGACATATACCAATAGAGGTTGCCCAGGGCATTGATCAGCCACAGCGCCATACCCAGGATGAGGAGAAGGCCAATGATCAGGGTCAGTTGTCGGCGGAGGGGCATGGGGGCAGGGGGTTACGGGGGCTGATTGCCTTTGGATCCTAGCGTTTCTTGGGGGCGATCTGGCAGGGACCCAGGGGGCAGATCTCCTTTGACAGGGGACCGGTGCCCCGGCGATCGTGCCCTCTCTGGGTCGAACCCTGGGGTTGGGTTACCCCCCAAGGCGTTAAGATGGAGGGGAAGACGGTTCAGGGGAGACGGACTCCCTGGAACCCAGTGTTGATGATCCTGTTGCCCTAGGGAGGAAACCCATGGAATCCCTCACATATCCCCACGTTTTGCTGAAATCGTTGCAGACCCCCAGCCTAGGAGCAGATCTGTTCCCTGCTGCCCTTGGCCTTGTCCCCCTAGCCCCAGGGGGATCCAGTCACCCGCCATCGTCGTTGCCCCCCTGGGTTCCCGCCCTGGCCTTGGCTCCGGCCCTCTGGGTTACGTCCCTGGGCAATAGTCCCGCCCAAGCGGTGGTTCGGATGGGGGATAACTGCGGGGCCGTGGCAGATGTGCAGATGGCTTTGACGGAATTGGGTTATCGACCGGGACCCGTGGATGGGATCTTTGGGAGTGGCACGGAAGCCGCGTTGCTCCGGTTCCAGGCCGATCAAGGCTTGGTGGCGGATGCCATCATTGGACCCAGTACGGCGGATCAATTGGGTCTGGGGGGCGGATCTAGTCCCTATGGCGTAGGCGAAAGCTGTGAATCCAGGGGAGCCAGCAACCAATGCATGGGGGGAACAGATTCCGCCGCCACGGCTCCCGCCCCCGATGCGGCTAGCGTCGATCGTTTCCGATTCTATGAGGTCACCACCGATAGCCTCAATGTGCGATCGGGTCCGGGTCTGGAGTATCCCGTAGTGGCGGCCATCTATGATGGCGATCGCCTGGAAGGTCGCCGGGATTCCTCCGGTTGGGTGGCTCTGCGCACGGGCGATTGGGTGTCGGGGGATTTCCTGACGGAAGTGGTTCCAGGACAGGAGTCGGCGGTGGAAACCCCAGCCCCCAGCCAACCTGCGGGCACCAGTGCCCCTTCCCGGATCCAGGTCAAGGCTGAGGTCTTGAATGTGCGATCGCAGCCCAGTCTGACGGCTCCGGTGGTGGGGACGCTGTTGGCGGGGGAAATCTATGAAACCAGTGGTCAAGTGACGGAAGATGGCTGGGTTCAGTTGGCCTGGGGCGACTGGGTGGCGGGAACCTATGTGGTCTCGGTGGATGGGGGCATGACGGAAGTGTCGGTGCTGGAAACCCTGGAAGCCAATGCCCCAGAAGCCCAGGGCGGTACCACCTTGGCCAGTGTCTCCACACTGGGGGCGGATCTGCTGGTGCGATCGGCTCCGGGGGGTGAGGTGGTGGATAGTTTAACCAATGGGACGACGGTGGAGTTGTCCGGGCGATCGCAAGATGGTTGGGTGCAGCTACGCAATGGCTATTGGGTGGCCCAAGACTATTTAGCTTAGATTGCCCTTAACCCTTGTCGCCGCCTCCCCCGGTAATTATTCAGGGGGCCACGGGAGAATGAGGGTTTCAGGCTCTAGACAACAGACCTTAGGCGATGTGAGAGGATCCATCTCACTGGGGTGGGTTCACCGATTTTGGTAGGGGCAATCCCCCCGTGGTTGCCCCGGTTGTGGGTCCCCAAGAGGGTCGGCACGGGGGCGCGACCCCTACCCGAGGTCGAGGGTTCCCCAGTAAGCTGAAACCCTACTAACTTCGTCCCCCCCTGAATAGTTACACTCCCCCGCCTCCCCCCACTCCATTGCCCCTGCCCTGAATCCTGCCAGTTGTTGCGTTCCCATCCCCCCAAGGTGGGAACCTTGTTCATTGATCGTTAGCTAATTTAACGGGGCTATTCCTACACCAATACATAGAACGCTTTATGACGGCTCCACAGCCTAGTTTATTCGGATTAAGAAAAACAAATAGGGACTTTACTAACCCTGAGACCTGGGGTAAAAACCAGTTTAACACCTCATTCCCTGCGTCCTTATGTTGCTACTTAAATGCTAAAAGTATTGATGCTAATTATCTATCAGTTCAAAATGGAAAACTTGGGTTTACCTCCCTGCCCATATCAGACCTATTTGGGATAGACGTAGAGAGCGATGATTTATATTTTGCTTTTGAAGCCCAGCATACTCCCTACCAAAAATATGTCGTTGGTTCCTTACCCAGAACAGATTTAGTTATCCAACGGGAAAGCACAGGGGAATGTCTGCGAGGTCTGGAAATTAAGCTAACGGCATTACCAGACCATACAACCTGTAATTGCCTTGATCAAGACTATGGTAGTGAACTTGTTGTTCGTCCTGACACCATCATTTATTTGGCTTGTAGCATTGCCACCAGTCAAATTAATAATCTCAGGATTAATATTCCCAATCTCTCCATTTCTGACTGGAGCGATCCCAGAGAAGTACTTCCCCATATAAAAACAATCATAGAGTCAATTTACTGCTTGTCTGATTTTCTAAGTAAACAACAAACTCCCTTTCTCATTCAACCTATTTGGAAAACGAAAGGCAAATCTCCTAGCCTAGCTGACCAATGTTTAGATGTGTTTGTTTGGAGTGATGCTGGCTTTAGCTACTTTATCTCACAAATCGCCAATATTAGCCCAAGAGCAAATCATATCACTAGACAAACAAGAACTGCCATCTGGCTCTTTAAGATGCTCTTAGACATTAGTCTAAATGGTAAATTCAATCATCAGAAAATTATAGATCATCTATCCTATAACACCAAAAATGATAAAGCATTTGCATCGGCTGGTACCATCACCAACCCCTACATGGCCTGCTCTAGACTTACAAATCCTATTATAGCCAAATCAGAAATTCAAAATATTATCTTGGGGGGTGGTCAAAATCTCCTTAGTCCAGAACGTAGATTTGATGCAATTATTTATAATTCTCCGGAGCTTTTCCAGTGATGAGATGTGTCGATTTGTTTGCGGGCTGTGGTGGCTTGTCTTTGGGATTTCAAAGGGCAGGATTTGACGTAGTTGCAGCCTATGACAACTGGATACCTGCTCTAGAAATTTACAAGAAAAACTTTTCTCACCCTATTTATAACTTAGACTTGATGAATGGGTCTAAAGCGATCGCGGCTATTGCAAGCCATCATCCCGATCTGATTATGGGGGGGCCACCTTGTCAAGACTTCTCTAGTGCGGGTAAACGCGACTTATCCCTAGGGCGTGCTAGTTTAACCTATGATTTTGCTAATATTGTCTGTGCCATAAAACCTAAATGGTTTGTCATGGAAAATGTAGAACAGATTAAGAAAAGTCAGATCTTAAAAGCTATTACCGATCAATTTTTCAGTCATCATTATGGTTTATCATCTGTTATCTTGAATGCAGCATACTGTGGAGTTCCCCAAGCCAGAACTCGACTCTTTCTCATCGGTCATTTTCAAGATAAACACAATCAAGTTAATTCAATTTTGAAAGCGAGATTATCTAAAGAACCTATGACCGTTAGGGATTATTTGGGAGACTCCTTAGGGATTGAATTTTACTATCGACACCCTAGAAACTATAATCGACGGGGCATTTTTTCCATAGATGAACCCAGCCCAACTATTAGGGGAGTTAATCGCCCTATTCCTCAGGGTTACAAGCTGAATTCATGCGATCCTAAAGGGATTAGTCTAAATGTAATTAGACCGTTAACCACCCTAGAACGGAGTTATATCCAAACGTTCCCTAAATTCTTTAAGTTTGAGGGAACCAAGACTAGTTTAGAACAAATGATTGGTAATGCTGTGCCCGTTGCACTAGCCAGATATGTGGCAGAAGGTATCAAAATCTATATGACTCAGGGTACAGTCCATCAATCCGCGCCAAAATCCATGGTTTCCGATAGAGAAGAACCGTTTTCTTTGCCTACCAAGCCCCTTCATCGAGAATTCCGCTTAACTGATACTCAGAGTTATTTACAACCTAGGCTCTTTGGATAGACGGTTGGAGAGTTTCACTCTAATAATATCGAGTACAACTCGACAATTCCCCTGGGAAAATCGACAATTCCCCTGGGAAAATCGACAATCCCCCTGGGAGAGCCGACTTGTAGTCGGCTTAGGGTCGAGTA
This region of Prochlorothrix hollandica PCC 9006 = CALU 1027 genomic DNA includes:
- a CDS encoding prohibitin family protein yields the protein MYRQQSPPNLPAILAGAVVALILTMVLSAVVVINPGQAGVLSILGKSQDQPLLEGLHFKPPFISVVDVYDVTVQKFEVPAQSSTRDLQDLTGSFAINFRLDPVQVVYVRRTQGTLQNIVSKIIAPQTQESFKIAASLRTAEECVTQRDKLKADFDIALTERLGHYGIIVLDTSVVDLSFSTEFAKAVEEKQIAEQRAQRAVYVAQEAAQEAQAEVNRAKGRAEAQRLLAKSLDIPGGDRLLRREAIDAWRAGGSPMPKVLVMGGDSENHPIPFIFDMSNIGETEGQSTGNQPFLQ
- a CDS encoding AAA family ATPase; translation: MPMSPLQEAWLSLPPGALESKIAALLMRKAVFPFLGFEDDEICGQYGTGKGADKVDLAVRKNTSSDDIFTYTEVNPFLIVELKRREYDLASKKKPYKDVVRQLKRYLSPAATNCATVKWGIITNGYYIQLFRRHGKVVYPYTTLMELNIETIDEKIGIIKSYIDNTEKALCVSVYNNKGGVGKTTTTINLAGVLALPFPYGFGKKVLVVDFDPNQKDLTDLLGIKHDGLSFFDYLNDHRNQSITDVIHPYRVPVAGGKSVGFDVISASSSLDIESPDLPDILRRGRFQKVLSGLRNTYDYILIDSPPGNTLFTTESIAVSDVVLMPSKHNGIASLQNAAMAMTSIFPNLGEKRREHSPELASPTPLPIFFNGESITPAQKRQAQETITAIIEDAKADHKMDLVEFFFPKWTSATQNKEIFELPSYSHIAGAAFSKKPSVFSSKTANGYYRSLVSEYFI
- a CDS encoding Rho termination factor N-terminal domain-containing protein, producing MNQEPGSLIQLYLEEIDIVDAVEVHEFVIASAATAIANAKGRNWVPVIVKQVGAEAYEAIANGFIVAAAEEAGLHKVWCLVVDGEDATHTSVRALTQAHIYKINLATASRDQIKVALDYLINRTNNPLKGVKLLTATERIAAAPRQYWKESLMDLTALKCGITKGAKLNILKEVFYTVPEALPDRITDAALLTGLTVTELKKMAKEQAIEGYSKMKKADLVKALSQT
- a CDS encoding YcjF family protein, whose protein sequence is MPLRRQLTLIIGLLLILGMALWLINALGNLYWYMSYTSPFLAGVLLLLLIVLFGCLIVAFVYYGNLLRPNGRRPAKVPPQIPAAKAEAAGETLKAIQKQVAQIQDEVARQALLSRSRQIAADLRRGEWRVAVFGTGSAGKTSLINALVGDLLGEVGATMGTTQDGQVYPMGIQGLDRDILLTDTPGILEAGAEGEERAQRARQLAVEADLLLFVVDNDLQRSELIPLRALAKIGKRSILVFNKIDLYTAADQDAILDHLCAQVAGMIAPEDVVTVAANPRSVQLPTGELYEPAPEVLPLLRRLVAVLRAEGEDLIADNILLQSQRLGDEARSLIDAQRLRQAEQVVDRFQWISAGVIAVTPLPVVDLLGTAAVNAQMVVDIGKIYGCELNLDRGRDLAFSLARTLTSLGLIKGSLQLMTTLSTTLQLNITTIAVGRIIQGISAAYLTRIAGRSFIEYFRHNQDWGDGGITEVVQRQFQLNRKDAFMKGFIQDAMAKVVKPLADQFQDEPPAVPPKP
- a CDS encoding SH3 domain-containing protein, with protein sequence MESLTYPHVLLKSLQTPSLGADLFPAALGLVPLAPGGSSHPPSSLPPWVPALALAPALWVTSLGNSPAQAVVRMGDNCGAVADVQMALTELGYRPGPVDGIFGSGTEAALLRFQADQGLVADAIIGPSTADQLGLGGGSSPYGVGESCESRGASNQCMGGTDSAATAPAPDAASVDRFRFYEVTTDSLNVRSGPGLEYPVVAAIYDGDRLEGRRDSSGWVALRTGDWVSGDFLTEVVPGQESAVETPAPSQPAGTSAPSRIQVKAEVLNVRSQPSLTAPVVGTLLAGEIYETSGQVTEDGWVQLAWGDWVAGTYVVSVDGGMTEVSVLETLEANAPEAQGGTTLASVSTLGADLLVRSAPGGEVVDSLTNGTTVELSGRSQDGWVQLRNGYWVAQDYLA
- a CDS encoding HindVP family restriction endonuclease: MTAPQPSLFGLRKTNRDFTNPETWGKNQFNTSFPASLCCYLNAKSIDANYLSVQNGKLGFTSLPISDLFGIDVESDDLYFAFEAQHTPYQKYVVGSLPRTDLVIQRESTGECLRGLEIKLTALPDHTTCNCLDQDYGSELVVRPDTIIYLACSIATSQINNLRINIPNLSISDWSDPREVLPHIKTIIESIYCLSDFLSKQQTPFLIQPIWKTKGKSPSLADQCLDVFVWSDAGFSYFISQIANISPRANHITRQTRTAIWLFKMLLDISLNGKFNHQKIIDHLSYNTKNDKAFASAGTITNPYMACSRLTNPIIAKSEIQNIILGGGQNLLSPERRFDAIIYNSPELFQ
- a CDS encoding DNA cytosine methyltransferase, which translates into the protein MRCVDLFAGCGGLSLGFQRAGFDVVAAYDNWIPALEIYKKNFSHPIYNLDLMNGSKAIAAIASHHPDLIMGGPPCQDFSSAGKRDLSLGRASLTYDFANIVCAIKPKWFVMENVEQIKKSQILKAITDQFFSHHYGLSSVILNAAYCGVPQARTRLFLIGHFQDKHNQVNSILKARLSKEPMTVRDYLGDSLGIEFYYRHPRNYNRRGIFSIDEPSPTIRGVNRPIPQGYKLNSCDPKGISLNVIRPLTTLERSYIQTFPKFFKFEGTKTSLEQMIGNAVPVALARYVAEGIKIYMTQGTVHQSAPKSMVSDREEPFSLPTKPLHREFRLTDTQSYLQPRLFG